The Vicinamibacterales bacterium sequence GTGCGAACGATCTGGCGCTGACGCTGCGCTCGGGAGCGCTGCCCGCCAGCCTGACCTCGCTCGAGGAAAACGTCGTCGGGCCGTCGCTCGGCGCCGACTCGATCCGCGCCGGCGTGCTCGCCTCGCTCGTCGGGCTGATGCTGATCCTCGGGTTCATGCTCGTCTACTACAAGCTCTCGGGGATCAACGCGGCCGTGGCGCTCATCTTCAACCTGGTCATCCTGCTCGGCCTGATGGCCTATCTCGGGGCGACGATGACGCTGCCGGGCATCGCCGGTTTCGTGCTCACCATGGGCGTCGGCGTCGACTCGAACGTCCTCATCTTCGAGCGCATCAAGGAAGAGATCGCGGCGCAGCGCGGCGTGCGGGCGGCGATCAACGCCGGCTTCAGCCGCGTGTTGATGACGCTGCTCGACACCCACGTCGCGTCGCTCATCGCCGCGGCGTTCCTGTTCCAGTTCGGCACCGGCCCGATCCGCGGCTTCGCGACGACGCTGTCGATCGGGTTGTTCGTCAATCTCTTCACCTCGATCTTCGTCTCGAAGACCCTCTACGACTTCGAGCTGTCGAGGCGGCAGGTGCCGGCGCTCAGCATCTAGGGCGACGGACGGACACGGATTCACACGGATATCGCAATGCATATTTTCAAGAGCCCGAACTTTGACTTCGTTCGCTGGAAGTGGCACGCCATCGCGCTGTCGTGGGTGATCATCCTGGCCGGCGTGTTCGTCATCTGGACGAAGGGCATGCCGAAGGGGGTGGAGTTCTCCGGCGGGACGATCGTGCTGGTGCGCTTCCAGCAGCCGCCCGATCTCGATCGGGTGCGCGGGGCGCTGCCGGGCGGCGGCGCCAACGCCGTCGTCCAGTCCTACGGCGACCCGGCGCGCCACGAAGTGTCGATCCGGGTGCATTCGCGGGAGGTCGAGGCCGGCGCCTCGCTCAGCAACACCGCTGAATCGGTGGTCGAGGCGCTCAACACCAACGGCCTCGGTCCGATCGCGCCCGCCAGCCATCTCTGCGCCAGCCCGACCGAGTTCAACTGCGTGTCGGGCCGGCGCATCGTCGGACCGACGGTCGGCGCGGAACTGCAGCAGCGCGGCATCCTGGCGACGGTGTTCGCCCTCGGCGGCATCCTCGTCTACATCGCGTTCCGCTTCCGTTTCAGCTTCGCCGTCGGCGCCGTGGTCGCGACCATCCACGACCTCCTCATCACGCTGGCGTTCCTCGCCTTCTTCAAGCACGAGCTGAGCCTCAACGTCATCGCCGCGCTCCTTACCATCACCGGCTATTCGATGAACGACACGATCGTCATCTACGACCGGATCCGCGAGAACATGCGCTCGATGCGGCGCGACAACCTGGCGACGATCGTCAACTCGGCGGTGAACCAGATGCTCGATCGGACGATGATCACCGGCGGCCTGACGCTGCTGTCGGTCATCGCGCTGTTCTTCTTCGGCGGCGAGGTGCTGAAGGGCTTCGCCTTCACGATGATCGTCGGGATCATCACCGGCACCTATTCGAGCGTCTTCATCGCCGCGGCGATCGTCCTCATCTGGCAGGGGAAAGCGCCGGTGAAGGTCGCCCCGGCGGCGCCCGTCGCGCCCGGCCGGGCGGCCGGCAAGCCTGCCAACAAATCGGGCAAGCGCCGCGCGTCGTAATCATCCGGGGGGCTTCGCCCCGCCGGACCCCCCTACACGCGCGCTGGCGGGGACCCCGGCCCCGCGCCGCGCGCGTGGCTCGCGAACCGGGGTTCGCTCGCAGGGATGTTGATACGCATGCTGTCGTGTTCATCCGGGGGGCTTCGCTCTTCCGGACTTCCTATACGCGCGCTGGCGGGGACCCGGGCCCCGCGCCGCGCGCGTGGCTCGCGAACCGGGGTTCGCTCGCAGAGATGTTGATGCGCATAGTGTCGTGTTCATCCGGGAGGCTTCGCTCTGCCGGACCCTCGCTCGCGGGTGTGGCATGAGCTGGGTTGCAGCCGTGCTGCTCGGGATCGTGCAAGGACTGACCGAGTTCCTGCCGGTGTCGAGTTCCGCCCATCTCGTGCTGGCGCGCGCCTTTTTCGGCTGGAACGTCGACGAGGGAGCGTTCGGGCTGGCCTTCGACGTCGCGCTCCACGCGGGCACGCTCATCGCCATCGTGGTGTTCTTCTGGCGCGACCTCCTGGCGATCGTCGCAGCGCTGCCCGACGTGCTGCGCGCGTCGCGCGGTCCCGGCAAGGTCGGCCGGCTGATCGTCATCGGCACGCTGCCGGTCGTCGTGTTCGGCGTCACCGTCGCGAGCTACATGGAGCAGCACTGGCGCACGCCGGCCGTCATCGCGACGACGCTGATCGTCGGCGCCCTCTGGCTGATGGCCGCCGAGCGCTTCGGCTCAAAGGATCGCACCGAGGACGCGCTGACTCCCGGCGGCGCATTGCTGGTCGGCGTCGCGCAGTCGACCGCGCTGGTGCCCGGCATGTCGCGCTCGGGCTCGACGATGTCGATGGCGATGCTGTTCGGGCTCACGCGCGAG is a genomic window containing:
- a CDS encoding undecaprenyl-diphosphate phosphatase codes for the protein MSWVAAVLLGIVQGLTEFLPVSSSAHLVLARAFFGWNVDEGAFGLAFDVALHAGTLIAIVVFFWRDLLAIVAALPDVLRASRGPGKVGRLIVIGTLPVVVFGVTVASYMEQHWRTPAVIATTLIVGALWLMAAERFGSKDRTEDALTPGGALLVGVAQSTALVPGMSRSGSTMSMAMLFGLTRESAARFSFLLGVPAIGAAAAKEGLHLLKAGLTPHDAGLFLLGMTVSAIVGYATIRFFLRYLAAHSLDAFAYYRLALAAVTIAWLMTR
- the secF gene encoding protein translocase subunit SecF, encoding MHIFKSPNFDFVRWKWHAIALSWVIILAGVFVIWTKGMPKGVEFSGGTIVLVRFQQPPDLDRVRGALPGGGANAVVQSYGDPARHEVSIRVHSREVEAGASLSNTAESVVEALNTNGLGPIAPASHLCASPTEFNCVSGRRIVGPTVGAELQQRGILATVFALGGILVYIAFRFRFSFAVGAVVATIHDLLITLAFLAFFKHELSLNVIAALLTITGYSMNDTIVIYDRIRENMRSMRRDNLATIVNSAVNQMLDRTMITGGLTLLSVIALFFFGGEVLKGFAFTMIVGIITGTYSSVFIAAAIVLIWQGKAPVKVAPAAPVAPGRAAGKPANKSGKRRAS